One region of Bacteroidota bacterium genomic DNA includes:
- a CDS encoding SET domain-containing protein-lysine N-methyltransferase has translation MLYIKKSTLPKCGLGLFSSADIAKGEYIVEYKGDIYTWKKCIERAAEEDKAGYVFYVNRNYCIDAYDFPLELARYANDAKGLRRKKDVTNNCEYLIKGKRVYIVAKKKLKAHTEILAPYGKDYWDEFEECDDDN, from the coding sequence ATGCTATATATAAAAAAATCTACGCTGCCAAAGTGCGGACTGGGACTGTTTTCAAGCGCCGATATTGCAAAAGGGGAGTACATAGTTGAATACAAAGGAGATATTTACACATGGAAAAAATGCATCGAGCGCGCTGCCGAAGAAGATAAAGCAGGATATGTTTTTTACGTTAATAGAAACTATTGTATAGACGCTTATGACTTTCCGCTTGAGCTTGCACGATATGCCAATGATGCTAAAGGTCTCAGAAGAAAAAAAGATGTTACAAATAACTGTGAGTACTTAATTAAAGGAAAGCGTGTATATATTGTTGCGAAGAAAAAACTGAAAGCCCACACAGAAATTTTAGCTCCGTATGGAAAAGATTACTGGGATGAGTTTGAAGAATGTGATGATGATAACTAA
- a CDS encoding slipin family protein, which translates to MGSAALSVFTVFVGFIGFIFFIIIVRSFRVLNEYERAVIFRLGKFSAVKGPGLIILIPLLDKMMRVSLRTIALDVPSQDIITRDNVSVKVNAVVYLRVTDPNRAIIQVEDFMYASSLVAQTTLRSVLGQSEMDELLSHRDVINAKLKELIDKETEPWGVKVMNVELKNVDLPQEMIRAMSRQAEAERDKRAKIINSEGEFQSAAKLSEAAGILGSNPFALQLRYLQVMTEIAAEKTSTLILPLPIEIMKYFTNMNEKMERDLSKDKQ; encoded by the coding sequence ATGGGAAGCGCAGCACTTAGTGTATTCACGGTCTTTGTAGGCTTCATCGGATTTATATTTTTTATAATTATAGTCCGTTCATTCAGAGTTCTGAACGAATACGAACGCGCAGTTATTTTTCGCTTGGGAAAATTCTCCGCAGTTAAAGGCCCCGGTCTTATTATTTTAATTCCATTGCTGGATAAAATGATGAGAGTAAGCTTGCGTACCATTGCTCTTGATGTTCCGTCACAGGATATTATCACCAGAGACAACGTTTCGGTAAAAGTAAATGCCGTTGTTTATCTTCGTGTTACTGATCCGAACAGAGCTATAATTCAGGTTGAAGATTTTATGTACGCATCATCACTTGTTGCGCAGACCACTTTAAGAAGTGTTCTTGGGCAGAGTGAAATGGATGAACTGCTTTCACACAGAGATGTTATCAATGCAAAGTTAAAAGAACTAATTGATAAAGAAACCGAACCATGGGGAGTAAAAGTTATGAACGTTGAGCTGAAGAACGTTGACCTTCCGCAGGAAATGATACGCGCAATGTCCAGACAGGCAGAAGCTGAAAGAGATAAGAGAGCAAAAATCATTAACTCCGAAGGTGAGTTCCAGTCCGCAGCTAAGTTATCGGAAGCAGCAGGAATTCTTGGAAGCAATCCTTTTGCGCTTCAATTAAGATACCTGCAAGTAATGACTGAAATTGCAGCGGAAAAAACTTCGACATTGATATTACCATTACCAATAGAAATTATGAAATATTTTACGAACATGAATGAAAAAATGGAACGTGATTTAAGCAAAGATAAACAATAA
- a CDS encoding aminotransferase class V-fold PLP-dependent enzyme — protein sequence MTEIENEFEKVRTCEDARKLFPVTEHCTYLDNAHYSHYSLETRRRLIKAVDGFTFTNENLSMVNYQTAERLRKKCGELIHAKTEDIFLTSSTTHGLNVFANGIDLNPGDTVIFADSEFPAVPYPWMNQEKMRGIKYEMIPSDKGKIKVSDIEDTIKRTNAKVLTISSVEFLGFRNDLKTISKICHDNGCYFVVDAIQSVGACPTHVDEYNIDFLSAGSQKWMMSPAGVGFAYIPANIREKVKPSYVATTSINYDFKNFLNYNLTFREDAIVYENSTLNCLGMIGMECAVELFLKIGVENIFNHILKLQDVFIQEMDGSNFTIECDLTPIHRSNILIFSHKDSSKNEMIQKDLEHKKIYVALREGYLRLSAHLFNNEEDILKLTSALKAY from the coding sequence ATGACTGAAATAGAAAATGAATTTGAGAAAGTTAGGACTTGCGAAGACGCAAGAAAACTTTTCCCTGTAACTGAGCACTGTACATATCTTGATAATGCCCACTACTCCCATTACTCACTGGAAACAAGAAGAAGACTTATAAAAGCGGTAGACGGATTTACATTTACCAATGAAAATTTAAGCATGGTAAATTATCAGACTGCTGAGAGATTAAGAAAGAAATGCGGAGAACTTATCCACGCTAAGACAGAAGATATTTTCTTGACATCAAGCACAACTCACGGTCTCAATGTATTTGCAAACGGAATTGATTTGAACCCGGGAGATACTGTGATATTTGCAGATTCAGAATTTCCCGCAGTGCCATATCCATGGATGAATCAGGAAAAAATGCGGGGAATAAAATATGAAATGATTCCATCAGATAAAGGTAAAATAAAAGTTTCCGATATCGAAGACACTATTAAACGGACAAATGCAAAAGTGCTTACAATAAGCTCGGTTGAGTTTTTAGGATTCAGAAATGATCTTAAAACTATAAGTAAGATCTGCCATGATAACGGCTGCTATTTTGTAGTAGATGCAATACAGAGTGTAGGAGCTTGTCCCACCCACGTTGATGAATATAATATAGATTTTTTATCAGCGGGTTCACAGAAATGGATGATGTCTCCTGCAGGAGTCGGCTTTGCTTATATACCAGCTAACATTAGAGAGAAAGTTAAACCAAGTTATGTTGCCACAACAAGTATAAATTACGATTTCAAAAATTTCTTAAATTACAATCTTACATTCCGTGAAGATGCAATTGTTTATGAAAATTCTACATTGAATTGTCTTGGAATGATTGGCATGGAGTGCGCTGTTGAGTTATTTCTGAAAATAGGAGTTGAGAATATTTTCAATCACATATTAAAACTTCAGGATGTTTTCATACAAGAAATGGATGGAAGTAACTTTACAATAGAATGTGATTTAACTCCGATACACCGCTCAAACATATTGATTTTCTCCCATAAAGACTCTTCAAAAAATGAGATGATACAAAAAGATCTGGAGCATAAGAAAATTTATGTGGCATTAAGAGAAGGGTATCTGAGATTATCTGCTCACTTGTTTAACAATGAAGAAGATATTTTAAAGCTTACATCAGCATTGAAGGCATACTGA
- a CDS encoding T9SS type A sorting domain-containing protein encodes MTSRYFFVIVFSVMISLSANAANYWNDIAESNIQSSGERVIKPLKFRTLTLNISDIKSVLQSAPQEKNVRPSNSNSVISLPMPNGTYLRFKFVDSPIMEDGLAAQFPEIKTYLGQGIDDPYSSVRFDLTPLGFHAMIFSESGTVFIDPYAKGDNYNYISYFKSDFVTDKRMTCEVIDNWNTDNKKQAPYNPDMLAEGQLRTYRTVVACTGEYASYFGGTVNAAMAAIVVSMNRVDGVYENEVSVRMVLVNNNSSVVYTSSSSDPYTNNNGNTMLGQNQTTCDNIIGSANYDIGHVFSTGGGGVAYLGCVCQAGNKARGVTGSGAPVGDPYDIDYVAHEMGHQFGGNHTFNSVTSSCGGGNRNNNTAYEPGSGTTIMAYAGICGADDIQPHSDPYFVAKSLDEIIAYTSVGGGNACPVTTTTGNHNPVVSVPTGGFSIPISTPFELTGSATDADNDPLKYCWEQYDLGPSGGPNAPTGNAPLFRSFNPVTSGTRQFPRVYDVVNNFHTIGELLPTYARSMVFRLVARDYKAGGGGVGSATMTAINVVATAGPFLVTSPNTAVTWNSHIPQTVTWNVANTSAAPVSAATVNILLSTDGGQTFPTTLASGVPNIGTAIVTLPNIQNSTCRIKVKAATNAFFDISNADFTITNVVGIGNTNSAPLKFNLAQNYPNPFNPTTVINFTIPKTANVTLKVYDMRGEMVASLINGTLTTEGNYSYEFDGSSLASGMYFYKIEAGAYSETKKMILMK; translated from the coding sequence ATGACCTCTCGTTATTTCTTCGTAATCGTATTTTCGGTTATGATCTCGCTAAGCGCTAATGCTGCAAATTATTGGAATGATATTGCGGAGTCCAATATTCAAAGTTCAGGCGAACGAGTTATTAAACCCCTGAAGTTCAGAACACTGACTTTAAATATCTCCGATATAAAAAGTGTTTTACAATCAGCACCACAGGAAAAAAATGTCCGTCCGAGTAATTCAAATTCGGTTATCTCGCTCCCTATGCCGAACGGTACATATTTAAGATTTAAATTTGTTGATTCACCAATAATGGAAGACGGTTTAGCCGCTCAGTTCCCTGAGATAAAAACATACCTCGGACAAGGAATTGACGACCCGTACTCAAGTGTTAGATTTGATCTCACTCCGCTTGGATTCCATGCTATGATTTTTTCAGAAAGCGGTACAGTATTTATTGACCCGTATGCAAAAGGCGACAACTATAACTACATCAGTTACTTCAAATCTGATTTCGTTACAGATAAAAGAATGACATGCGAAGTTATCGATAACTGGAACACTGATAACAAAAAGCAAGCTCCTTATAATCCTGATATGCTTGCAGAAGGACAGCTTAGAACTTACAGAACAGTTGTAGCCTGCACAGGCGAATATGCATCTTACTTCGGAGGAACAGTGAATGCAGCCATGGCTGCTATCGTAGTGTCAATGAACAGAGTTGACGGAGTTTATGAAAACGAAGTATCAGTAAGAATGGTATTGGTAAATAACAACAGTTCAGTAGTATATACAAGCTCATCATCAGACCCATATACCAACAATAACGGAAATACTATGCTTGGTCAGAATCAGACTACATGCGATAATATAATCGGTTCTGCAAACTATGATATCGGCCACGTATTTTCAACAGGCGGCGGCGGCGTTGCATACTTAGGATGCGTTTGCCAGGCAGGAAATAAAGCAAGAGGCGTAACAGGCTCAGGCGCACCGGTCGGTGACCCGTACGATATTGACTACGTTGCTCACGAAATGGGACATCAGTTTGGCGGTAATCATACATTCAACAGCGTGACATCAAGCTGCGGCGGCGGTAACAGAAATAACAATACTGCTTACGAACCGGGCAGCGGAACAACAATTATGGCTTATGCAGGTATCTGCGGAGCAGATGATATTCAGCCTCATAGTGACCCTTATTTCGTAGCAAAAAGTTTAGATGAAATCATTGCTTACACAAGTGTTGGCGGAGGAAATGCATGTCCTGTAACAACAACAACAGGAAATCATAATCCGGTTGTATCTGTACCAACGGGCGGATTTTCAATTCCTATTTCAACACCTTTTGAATTAACTGGAAGCGCAACAGATGCAGATAACGACCCGCTGAAATATTGCTGGGAGCAGTATGATTTAGGTCCTTCTGGCGGTCCAAATGCACCGACAGGAAATGCACCGCTTTTCAGATCATTTAATCCTGTTACATCAGGAACGAGACAGTTCCCGAGAGTTTATGACGTTGTAAATAATTTCCATACAATCGGAGAACTGCTTCCTACGTATGCAAGAAGCATGGTATTCAGATTAGTTGCAAGAGATTATAAAGCAGGCGGCGGCGGTGTTGGCTCAGCCACTATGACAGCTATAAACGTTGTTGCAACTGCAGGTCCTTTTTTAGTTACTTCACCGAATACTGCAGTAACATGGAATTCACATATTCCGCAGACAGTAACCTGGAACGTAGCAAATACATCAGCTGCTCCTGTAAGTGCTGCAACAGTAAATATTTTGCTTTCGACAGACGGCGGACAGACATTCCCGACAACATTAGCATCAGGTGTTCCAAATATCGGAACAGCAATAGTAACATTACCAAACATTCAGAACTCAACATGCAGAATAAAAGTTAAGGCAGCAACAAATGCATTCTTTGATATTTCAAATGCAGATTTCACAATCACAAATGTAGTAGGAATTGGAAATACAAATTCTGCTCCGTTGAAATTCAATCTTGCTCAGAATTATCCGAATCCTTTCAATCCTACGACAGTAATTAACTTCACAATTCCAAAAACTGCTAACGTAACGTTAAAAGTTTATGATATGAGAGGAGAAATGGTTGCTTCATTAATAAATGGAACACTTACAACAGAAGGAAATTATTCATATGAATTTGACGGAAGCTCACTTGCAAGCGGAATGTACTTCTACAAAATAGAAGCCGGAGCTTACTCAGAGACGAAGAAAATGATACTGATGAAGTAA
- the dusB gene encoding tRNA dihydrouridine synthase DusB, translated as MNEFQKNFIGKIALAPMEDVSEPPFRLICKRLGADIVYTEFISAEGLIRDAVKARNKLFFYKEERPLSIQIFGGRDEALIEAAKISESVNPDFIDINCGCWVKDVALRGAGAGLLKDLPKMKQIAENVSKNVSIPVTLKTRLGWDKDSIVIIDVAKMLEDIGIQALTVHCRLRNQGNKGEADWSWVKRIKDAGVQMPIILNGNIKTPEDVKFVFETYECDAVMIGQAAITNPWIFNQSHYYMKHGVLPDEPTVEEKVNICIEHLRLAVDLKGEKLGTREFRKHYSGYLRNIKDVSKLRLELMGFEEFEPIEKKLIAFREEQMQMIDS; from the coding sequence ATGAACGAATTTCAAAAGAATTTTATAGGAAAAATTGCGCTTGCTCCCATGGAAGATGTAAGCGAGCCTCCGTTCCGTTTGATATGCAAACGCCTTGGCGCCGATATCGTTTACACTGAATTTATTTCTGCAGAAGGATTGATTCGCGATGCCGTAAAGGCACGCAATAAATTATTTTTCTACAAGGAAGAGAGACCGCTATCTATTCAGATTTTCGGAGGAAGAGATGAAGCGTTAATAGAGGCAGCGAAGATTTCAGAAAGCGTTAATCCCGATTTTATCGATATCAACTGCGGTTGCTGGGTAAAAGATGTTGCTCTGCGTGGCGCAGGAGCAGGACTTTTAAAAGATCTGCCGAAGATGAAACAGATTGCAGAAAATGTTTCAAAAAATGTAAGCATACCCGTAACATTAAAAACACGGCTTGGATGGGATAAAGATTCAATTGTAATAATAGACGTTGCAAAAATGCTGGAAGATATCGGTATACAGGCATTGACTGTTCATTGCAGACTGCGTAATCAGGGAAATAAAGGTGAGGCAGACTGGAGCTGGGTGAAAAGAATAAAAGATGCGGGGGTTCAGATGCCGATTATATTGAATGGCAATATCAAAACTCCTGAAGATGTTAAATTTGTCTTTGAAACATATGAGTGTGATGCAGTTATGATTGGTCAGGCTGCAATAACGAATCCGTGGATATTCAATCAGTCACATTATTACATGAAGCACGGAGTTCTACCCGATGAACCAACTGTAGAAGAAAAGGTTAATATATGCATTGAGCATTTGAGACTTGCTGTGGATTTGAAAGGTGAAAAACTTGGAACACGCGAGTTCAGAAAACACTATTCAGGCTACTTAAGAAACATCAAAGATGTTAGTAAATTACGACTGGAATTAATGGGTTTTGAAGAGTTTGAGCCGATAGAAAAAAAGTTAATTGCTTTCAGAGAAGAGCAAATGCAAATGATTGATTCATGA
- a CDS encoding T9SS type A sorting domain-containing protein, which translates to MNKKLLILFFLGIIPSLFAQNLVQKFDGIPFNVSTGTSMAPFNGGMDNARIQFIDIDNDGKKDLFMYDRDTLLYYYANIGTSSSPNFKLITRSFQDLAIKNWFAFVDIDNDGDFDLFGGGEAQTVRFFRNTGTAGAPNFVLEIPELHTNTGDVVYSESNCVPTFCDIDNDGTKDFFTGTAVGQVTFYKNIGTSTNFNFQYVTDFWQNLLIISPALNPRHGANALEFASLNGSGINDLFWGDLYSHGIYRIRNDGTLTNPNMVVADSSYPHPDSYYSLGYNSQRFTDIDNDGKKDLFVSVLYLSQTKDNFTYYKNVGTASVPSYQRMSNNYLNNVDAGSNSQIAFTDINNDGKKDLFIGNDLGQIEYFKNTGTATSPAFTLITEALPLSIAGYNASPAFADLDGNGTQDLLVGTYYKDSIYYFKNIGTPENYNFQYMGTGLQALGLTNLGQASTPTFVDIDNDGDKDLFLGNSNGKIYYYRNEGTPQVPHYAFVTDFYSSIDVGDDSTPRFADIDGDGDYDLFIGNRAGTIWFYLNAGSASSPNFVLQTTNYKNINVFGQTCPEFVDIDADTDKDLFIGNLKGGIYYYENRDIVGIKNISTSTPDNFKLFQNYPNPFNPTTNIKFNIQSKSFVQLSVYDINGKLITQLVNDNLNSGSYESDFNADEFKLSSGIYFYVMTATNGKSKFVSSQKMILIK; encoded by the coding sequence TTGAATAAAAAACTTTTAATACTTTTCTTTCTCGGAATCATCCCTTCCCTTTTTGCTCAAAACTTGGTGCAGAAGTTTGACGGCATTCCATTTAATGTCAGTACAGGAACTTCGATGGCACCTTTCAACGGAGGAATGGATAATGCGCGTATTCAATTTATAGATATTGATAACGACGGCAAGAAAGATCTCTTCATGTATGACAGAGATACCTTGTTATATTATTATGCAAACATCGGAACATCTTCCTCACCAAATTTTAAACTAATAACCCGGTCATTTCAGGATTTAGCAATTAAAAACTGGTTCGCATTTGTAGATATAGATAATGACGGAGATTTTGATTTATTCGGGGGAGGTGAAGCGCAGACAGTCCGGTTTTTTCGCAACACAGGAACAGCCGGCGCTCCAAATTTTGTTTTAGAAATTCCTGAACTGCATACTAACACAGGTGATGTTGTTTATTCGGAATCCAACTGTGTTCCCACCTTCTGCGATATTGATAATGACGGAACAAAAGATTTTTTCACAGGAACTGCAGTGGGTCAGGTTACATTTTATAAAAACATAGGAACTTCCACGAATTTTAATTTTCAGTATGTAACGGATTTCTGGCAGAATCTTTTAATAATATCCCCCGCTCTTAATCCGCGTCACGGAGCAAATGCGTTAGAGTTTGCTTCACTGAACGGAAGCGGCATTAACGATTTATTCTGGGGTGATTTGTATTCACACGGAATTTACCGAATAAGAAATGACGGAACGTTAACAAATCCTAATATGGTTGTTGCAGATTCTTCATATCCTCATCCTGATTCTTATTATTCTCTCGGTTACAATTCACAGAGATTTACTGATATAGATAATGATGGCAAGAAAGATTTGTTTGTTTCTGTTTTATACTTATCACAGACTAAAGATAATTTTACATATTATAAAAATGTAGGTACAGCCTCAGTTCCTTCGTATCAGAGAATGTCGAATAATTATCTGAATAATGTGGATGCAGGAAGTAATTCACAAATTGCTTTCACGGATATAAATAATGACGGCAAAAAAGATTTGTTCATTGGTAATGATTTAGGCCAGATTGAATATTTCAAAAATACAGGAACAGCAACTTCTCCTGCATTCACTCTTATTACAGAAGCTCTTCCTTTATCAATAGCCGGTTATAATGCATCACCTGCCTTTGCTGATTTAGACGGGAACGGTACTCAGGATTTACTCGTCGGCACTTATTATAAAGATTCAATTTATTACTTTAAAAATATCGGCACTCCTGAAAATTATAATTTTCAGTATATGGGTACAGGTCTGCAGGCACTAGGTTTAACAAATCTTGGTCAGGCAAGCACTCCGACTTTTGTAGATATAGATAATGACGGCGATAAGGATTTATTTTTAGGTAACTCAAACGGAAAAATTTATTATTACAGAAATGAAGGAACTCCGCAGGTTCCTCATTATGCATTCGTCACGGATTTTTATTCAAGTATCGATGTCGGTGATGACAGCACTCCGCGATTTGCAGATATTGACGGAGACGGAGATTACGATTTATTCATCGGAAACCGCGCCGGGACAATCTGGTTTTATTTAAATGCGGGTTCAGCTTCTTCACCTAATTTTGTGCTTCAAACAACAAATTATAAGAACATAAATGTCTTCGGGCAGACTTGTCCTGAATTTGTTGATATAGATGCCGATACAGATAAAGATTTATTTATTGGAAATCTAAAGGGCGGGATTTATTACTATGAGAACAGAGATATAGTAGGGATTAAAAATATTTCAACATCGACACCTGATAATTTTAAATTATTTCAGAATTACCCGAATCCGTTCAATCCAACTACAAACATAAAATTCAATATTCAATCGAAGAGCTTTGTTCAGCTTTCAGTATATGACATTAACGGAAAGTTAATTACTCAACTTGTTAACGATAATTTAAATTCAGGAAGTTATGAGAGTGACTTTAACGCAGATGAATTTAAGCTTTCGAGCGGGATTTACTTTTATGTAATGACTGCCACAAATGGAAAATCAAAATTCGTTTCTTCACAAAAAATGATTTTAATAAAATAA
- a CDS encoding glycoside hydrolase family 3 C-terminal domain-containing protein yields the protein MLFVKSSVLVILSLFSFTFFTSEKPVEQTENPQKKDLPVLTDNSEWVKTKLSEMTLREKIAQMIVTNSFGLKLEKSDKEYKRLQDLVVNKKVGGVIFFKGNSIEEAELINDLQSQAQTPLLISADFERGTKMRLDDGSLFPSNMGIGATRNPELAYKMGLQIAKECKAMGIHQNYSPVMDVNNNPLNPIINVRSFGEDPQLVSTMGDAMIKGLQDGNIIATAKHFPGHGDTDIDSHNDLPVINYGRDRLETTELVPFKNAISSGVMSVMIAHLAFPEIEKDVTVPASLSKSVVDGVLINQLGFNGLIVTDALNMQGITKHFSTEQVALMCVNAGIDLILMPQGEELTISTIENAVNSGTISVERIDRSVTKILNAKKWLKLFDNKLVDVSKVSQVVNNSDAQNLSQQIADESITLVKNDNKTLPFSIKAMIEKVMVVSMNNGNDKANSDFFMSEFIPKSKNYFGSVTAYDLMGDFSYGDSIINYAVSNNFETIIIPVYAKVKIMTGTVGLPQSQLDLINGLVAKGKKVIVISFGNPYLIQGFTGINSYVCAYGDSESSIRAGIKAILGEINFKGKLPVTITDKYKFGTGLN from the coding sequence ATGCTATTTGTAAAATCATCTGTATTAGTAATACTGTCTTTATTTTCTTTTACTTTTTTTACCAGTGAAAAACCTGTTGAGCAAACAGAAAATCCGCAGAAAAAAGATTTACCCGTGCTTACTGATAATTCTGAATGGGTAAAGACAAAGCTTAGCGAAATGACATTGCGTGAAAAAATTGCGCAGATGATTGTTACAAATTCATTCGGACTTAAGCTTGAAAAGAGCGATAAAGAATATAAAAGGTTGCAAGACTTAGTTGTGAATAAAAAAGTCGGCGGTGTAATTTTCTTCAAGGGAAATTCCATCGAAGAAGCTGAACTGATAAATGATTTACAATCTCAGGCACAAACTCCTCTGCTTATCTCTGCTGATTTTGAACGCGGCACAAAGATGAGACTCGATGACGGCAGTTTATTTCCCAGCAATATGGGAATCGGGGCTACAAGAAATCCAGAACTTGCTTATAAAATGGGACTGCAAATCGCTAAGGAATGCAAGGCAATGGGAATCCATCAGAACTACTCACCTGTAATGGATGTAAACAATAATCCACTTAACCCAATTATAAATGTCCGTTCATTCGGTGAAGACCCGCAGCTTGTTTCTACAATGGGTGATGCGATGATAAAAGGACTGCAGGACGGAAATATTATTGCAACAGCAAAACACTTTCCGGGACACGGAGATACCGATATAGATTCACATAACGATTTGCCTGTTATAAATTATGGAAGAGACAGACTTGAGACTACTGAACTTGTTCCTTTTAAAAATGCAATAAGCTCCGGTGTAATGTCAGTTATGATTGCTCACTTAGCTTTTCCTGAAATTGAAAAGGATGTTACAGTACCGGCATCGTTATCTAAAAGTGTAGTTGACGGAGTTTTGATAAATCAGCTTGGCTTTAACGGACTGATTGTAACAGATGCTTTGAACATGCAGGGCATCACAAAACATTTTTCTACCGAGCAGGTTGCTTTAATGTGTGTGAATGCCGGAATCGATTTAATCTTAATGCCTCAGGGTGAAGAGCTTACGATTTCTACAATTGAAAATGCAGTGAACAGCGGAACTATATCAGTTGAAAGAATTGACCGCTCAGTCACAAAAATTCTTAACGCAAAAAAATGGTTGAAGCTTTTTGATAATAAGTTAGTTGATGTATCAAAAGTTTCCCAGGTTGTTAACAATAGCGATGCTCAGAATTTATCTCAACAGATTGCGGATGAATCAATTACTCTTGTAAAAAATGATAACAAAACGCTTCCATTCAGCATCAAAGCCATGATTGAAAAAGTTATGGTTGTTTCAATGAACAACGGAAACGATAAAGCTAACTCTGATTTTTTCATGAGTGAATTTATTCCGAAATCAAAAAATTATTTTGGAAGTGTAACTGCATATGATTTAATGGGAGATTTCAGCTATGGAGATTCAATTATCAATTATGCAGTAAGCAATAATTTCGAAACAATTATTATTCCTGTTTACGCAAAAGTAAAAATTATGACAGGAACTGTCGGACTTCCGCAATCACAGCTTGACTTAATTAATGGATTAGTTGCAAAAGGAAAAAAAGTAATCGTAATCTCATTCGGCAACCCTTATCTCATTCAGGGATTTACCGGAATTAATTCATACGTTTGTGCTTACGGAGACAGTGAGAGTTCTATCCGCGCAGGTATAAAAGCAATACTGGGAGAGATAAACTTCAAAGGGAAACTTCCTGTTACAATTACTGATAAATATAAATTCGGAACAGGACTAAACTAA
- a CDS encoding transglycosylase SLT domain-containing protein, with product MKINKEKILLFIDKIKEKYVKFSKSKFISLLKKKHTGIIAQSVLVVGFLIYATGSSVPSKRTIPNVKDNMPKSSGDIVTPTEEKKQNKTDFNEYLNYRSFETENYVENLLRNWPRLLDLFTSNSNFRQNIKDIDLNRLEKVSGEIKKTRSFSPGNVQALVDEYGEMIKRECNFYKLDWRLVIAIIRQESYFNPDAVSHAGALGFMQIMPRTGVGLQNELALQDTRTPQNNLIAGIYYFASLASQFSEFGDERYKFALAAYNAGLGRVIDALTITDYLGKDYKKWENVKESYPLLSSKNDSLHALVWPDRKKPTYGALENWKEPYNYVDAIWFYFNEYKKYYESNLPEEKKTSNKKSKKKKK from the coding sequence TTGAAAATCAATAAAGAGAAAATATTATTATTCATAGATAAGATTAAAGAGAAGTATGTAAAATTCTCGAAGTCTAAATTTATTTCACTTCTGAAAAAAAAACATACGGGAATAATTGCTCAGTCTGTTTTAGTAGTCGGATTTTTAATTTACGCTACGGGCAGCTCAGTACCAAGCAAAAGGACTATTCCCAATGTAAAAGATAATATGCCTAAATCAAGCGGTGATATTGTAACTCCGACTGAAGAAAAAAAACAAAACAAAACTGATTTTAATGAATATCTTAATTACCGTTCTTTTGAAACAGAAAACTATGTAGAAAACTTGCTGAGAAACTGGCCGCGGCTATTAGATCTTTTCACATCAAATTCAAACTTCAGACAGAATATAAAGGATATAGATTTAAACAGACTGGAAAAAGTCTCAGGTGAAATTAAAAAGACGAGATCATTTAGTCCCGGAAATGTTCAGGCGCTGGTTGATGAATACGGTGAAATGATAAAGCGAGAATGCAATTTCTATAAGCTTGACTGGCGTCTTGTCATTGCAATCATAAGGCAGGAGTCTTACTTCAATCCCGATGCAGTGTCTCATGCGGGAGCGCTTGGCTTTATGCAGATAATGCCGCGCACAGGTGTAGGATTACAGAATGAACTTGCCTTGCAGGATACACGCACTCCCCAGAACAATTTAATTGCGGGGATTTACTACTTCGCATCACTAGCTTCACAGTTCTCCGAGTTTGGTGATGAACGATACAAGTTTGCACTTGCTGCATATAATGCGGGTCTTGGAAGAGTTATCGATGCGTTAACGATTACTGATTACCTTGGTAAAGATTACAAGAAATGGGAGAATGTGAAAGAATCTTATCCGCTGCTATCATCAAAGAATGATTCACTTCATGCTCTTGTCTGGCCTGACAGAAAAAAACCTACTTACGGTGCGCTTGAAAACTGGAAAGAGCCGTATAATTATGTTGATGCAATCTGGTTTTACTTTAATGAGTATAAAAAATATTACGAGTCAAATCTTCCCGAAGAAAAGAAGACTTCAAACAAAAAATCTAAAAAGAAAAAGAAGTAA